One genomic region from Chloroflexota bacterium encodes:
- a CDS encoding DUF5050 domain-containing protein, whose protein sequence is MSKTISTIALTILFAIALTLGTGCRSQQAASPTTTVTSVAPIPAAPVLIAPVNESTTSGLAVKLEWQPSTGATTYSLQVATDSAFTKLVVEKPSLASTYYEMASELSWNTGYYWRMSASNASGTSSWSMPRTFSTPIFQLGKIAFSKREDGAGTEEIYVMSADGNNQTRLTNNNATDCWPTWSPDGSKIAFQSIRTGQNQVYVMNADGSNQTNLTDSPGNSAMPAWAPDGTRIAFSSDRGGNNGIYVMNTEGNNQTRLTDNVDGLPSWSPDSAQIVFAREVSSGKNQIYIMNADGSNQTRITNNAANDWAPVWSPKGTQIAFMSNRDGNWEIYVMNTDGSSQTRLTNNPAMDGLPAWSPDGTKIAFLNIQGAKSDVYTMDANGNNQVCIAPDIQHDMPLAWR, encoded by the coding sequence ATGTCGAAAACAATATCAACAATTGCGCTGACGATTCTCTTTGCAATTGCTTTGACACTCGGGACAGGATGTCGTTCTCAGCAAGCTGCATCTCCAACTACTACTGTTACTTCCGTTGCTCCAATTCCTGCAGCTCCAGTATTGATTGCCCCGGTTAACGAGAGCACGACATCAGGATTAGCCGTCAAGCTGGAATGGCAACCATCCACTGGCGCAACCACTTATAGTTTGCAAGTAGCCACCGACTCTGCCTTCACTAAGTTGGTCGTAGAAAAGCCTAGCCTAGCTAGTACATATTATGAAATGGCTTCGGAGCTTAGCTGGAATACTGGCTACTACTGGAGGATGAGTGCTTCAAATGCCAGTGGTACATCATCTTGGTCAATGCCTCGGACGTTCAGCACGCCGATTTTCCAATTGGGAAAGATCGCATTCTCCAAACGTGAAGATGGAGCTGGTACCGAGGAAATCTACGTCATGAGCGCGGATGGCAACAACCAAACTCGGCTCACTAATAACAATGCGACTGACTGCTGGCCGACATGGTCACCGGACGGCAGCAAAATTGCGTTTCAATCGATACGCACTGGTCAAAATCAAGTCTACGTTATGAATGCAGACGGCAGCAACCAGACCAATCTCACTGATAGTCCTGGGAACTCTGCCATGCCGGCATGGGCGCCAGATGGCACCAGGATTGCTTTTTCTTCCGACCGGGGCGGCAACAACGGAATCTACGTTATGAATACTGAAGGTAATAATCAGACGAGACTTACAGATAATGTCGATGGCTTACCATCGTGGTCCCCGGATAGTGCCCAAATTGTCTTTGCAAGAGAGGTGTCTTCCGGCAAGAATCAGATCTACATTATGAATGCAGACGGCAGCAATCAGACACGAATTACAAACAATGCGGCAAATGACTGGGCCCCTGTTTGGTCTCCTAAAGGTACGCAAATTGCATTCATGTCTAACCGAGATGGCAATTGGGAAATTTATGTTATGAACACAGATGGTAGCAGCCAGACGAGACTTACTAACAATCCTGCGATGGATGGGTTACCAGCTTGGTCACCAGATGGAACCAAAATTGCCTTCCTTAACATTCAAGGCGCAAAATCTGATGTTTATACCATGGATGCCAATGGTAATAACCAAGTTTGCATTGCACCAGATATTCAGCACGATATGCCTTTGGCATGGCGGTGA
- a CDS encoding multidrug efflux SMR transporter, translated as MGWLFLSIAIILEVCGTTCMKLSQGFSRLLPSILIFVFYGLSFTAFTFALKYIDLSLSYAVWAGLGVLLIGVIGVLYFKEPITALKITSMVLIVAGVVGLYSSMAIHS; from the coding sequence ATGGGTTGGCTGTTTCTATCTATAGCTATCATTTTAGAGGTCTGCGGTACTACGTGCATGAAGTTATCCCAGGGATTTTCAAGGTTATTGCCGTCCATTCTTATTTTCGTTTTCTATGGACTCTCTTTTACTGCCTTCACTTTTGCGTTGAAGTATATAGATTTGAGTCTCTCCTACGCAGTCTGGGCGGGACTAGGAGTCCTGCTTATAGGTGTCATTGGCGTGTTGTACTTCAAAGAACCTATAACTGCTTTGAAGATCACTTCGATGGTCTTAATAGTGGCTGGCGTGGTGGGGTTATATAGTAGTATGGCAATTCATTCATGA
- a CDS encoding helicase: MSTDRTFITNEEGNTLQDRFRILLKDTSFFDVLVGYFYTSGFYTLYQSLENTQKIRVLIGINTNKQTADLIQQSQTPTQGTFQFSHSEAKEEFSRTLSGEIATSEDNKNVEDGVSKFQEWLQNGKLEIKAYPSENIHAKLYIMTFAEGGRDVGRVITGSSNFTQSGLISNLEFNIELKNRSDYEFALAKFDELWGNAVDVKDEYLETIQTKTWLNNTITPYELYLKFLYEYFKEKINIDQDIADSQYQPEDFLDLKYQREAVIDAKSKLEEYGGVFLSDVVGLGKTYISALLANQLDGRNLVIAPPVLLDEDSPGSWPNVFHDFKEAAKFESLGKLDHLIKQGTERYTNIFIDESHRFRTETTATYEQLAQICRGKRVILVTATPLNNYPKDILSQIKLFQKARKGTIPNLPDLEGFFSALARRLKGLDRQLDSDEYVRIVKENAKEIREKVLKHIMVRRTRSEIVKYFTEDLKKQGFKFPEVADPEPIYYQFNENEDSVFTKTMELIIKKFQYARYVPLLYLKEDIPQPEELAQKNMRKFMRNLLVKRLESSFFAFRNSLARFIKSYEQFLAEFDKGNVYVSKKYANKIFEFLEKDDDESIQMLIDEDKAQRFNASDFEDNFRKDLESDLKTLKEMDKLWKTIDRDPKLLTILDILKQRTILKESKLIIFTESRETAEYLGGHLAKAYLGKVLIYTGASGAATRQSVIQNFDRRAKQPRNDYRILVSTEVLSEGVNLHQSNVVINYDIPWNPTRLMQRVGRINRVDTKFDTIYTFTFFPTTQSNDVIKLKEAAEYKIQAFIEMLGNDARLLTEGEEIKSHDLFTRLTSKKTITGEDEDEESELKYLQVIRSIRDNEPDLFEKIKRLPKKARTARIDESEGNSLLTYFRKGKLQKFYLAQDQSTQELDFFSAARQLEVNEDTKRQPIPQDYYDLLEINKKAFQVATTEEVPEAKMRGGRDTATFVLRVLKSNQIRHFHGYTEDDELYIKQVIKLVEEGGLPKQTTKTLQKELSKELNPVKILGILKKNIPSEFFKETAAESAAQTSGPREVILSEYLAGK; encoded by the coding sequence ATAAGCACTGATAGAACCTTCATAACCAATGAAGAGGGGAATACCCTTCAAGACAGGTTCCGCATTCTTCTAAAAGACACCAGCTTCTTCGATGTTCTGGTTGGGTACTTTTATACCAGCGGCTTCTATACCCTTTATCAATCATTAGAAAATACCCAGAAAATCAGGGTTCTGATTGGTATCAATACTAATAAGCAAACCGCAGACCTAATTCAGCAGTCTCAGACTCCAACTCAGGGAACATTCCAATTCTCCCACTCTGAGGCAAAAGAGGAATTCTCCAGAACTCTTTCTGGCGAAATAGCGACCTCCGAAGACAATAAAAACGTTGAAGACGGTGTCAGCAAGTTTCAAGAATGGCTCCAAAATGGCAAACTGGAGATTAAAGCCTACCCCTCAGAAAACATTCACGCCAAGCTGTATATTATGACTTTTGCTGAGGGCGGAAGGGATGTCGGCAGAGTCATAACCGGCTCCAGTAACTTTACCCAATCTGGCTTGATAAGCAACCTTGAATTTAATATTGAACTTAAGAATAGGAGCGACTACGAATTTGCCTTAGCCAAATTCGACGAACTTTGGGGAAATGCGGTGGATGTCAAAGACGAATATCTTGAAACCATCCAAACTAAAACCTGGCTTAACAACACCATCACTCCTTACGAACTATACCTTAAGTTTCTCTACGAATACTTTAAGGAGAAGATTAACATCGACCAGGACATTGCAGATTCGCAGTATCAGCCCGAAGACTTTTTGGATTTGAAATATCAAAGGGAGGCAGTAATAGATGCCAAATCAAAACTGGAAGAATATGGTGGTGTATTCCTTTCCGATGTAGTCGGCTTGGGAAAAACCTACATCTCAGCGCTGCTGGCAAATCAGCTTGATGGCAGAAATTTGGTCATTGCTCCCCCCGTTCTTCTGGATGAGGACAGTCCTGGTTCCTGGCCCAACGTTTTCCATGACTTTAAAGAAGCAGCCAAATTCGAATCACTGGGCAAGCTTGACCATCTCATAAAACAGGGGACAGAAAGATATACGAACATATTCATAGATGAGTCTCATCGCTTCAGAACTGAAACCACCGCAACATACGAGCAGTTGGCTCAAATATGCCGCGGCAAGCGCGTAATACTGGTTACAGCAACCCCGTTAAATAACTATCCAAAAGACATTCTCAGCCAGATTAAATTGTTCCAAAAAGCGCGGAAAGGCACCATTCCCAACCTTCCTGATTTAGAAGGCTTCTTTTCAGCTCTTGCCCGGAGACTCAAAGGATTGGACAGACAGTTAGATAGCGATGAATACGTAAGAATTGTCAAGGAAAACGCCAAGGAAATCAGAGAAAAGGTTCTCAAACACATAATGGTACGTCGTACCCGCTCCGAGATCGTTAAATATTTCACTGAGGATCTGAAAAAGCAGGGATTCAAATTCCCCGAAGTGGCTGACCCTGAGCCTATTTATTATCAGTTCAATGAGAATGAAGACAGTGTTTTCACCAAGACTATGGAGCTTATCATCAAAAAGTTTCAATATGCCCGCTATGTTCCCTTGCTTTACCTAAAGGAGGATATCCCCCAACCCGAAGAGTTGGCCCAGAAAAACATGAGAAAGTTTATGAGGAATCTCTTGGTAAAACGGCTGGAAAGCAGCTTTTTTGCCTTCAGAAACAGCCTCGCCAGATTCATTAAATCATATGAACAGTTTCTGGCCGAGTTCGATAAGGGAAATGTTTATGTCAGCAAAAAATATGCCAATAAAATCTTTGAGTTTCTGGAAAAGGATGATGATGAGTCAATCCAGATGCTGATTGATGAGGATAAAGCCCAAAGATTTAATGCCAGTGATTTTGAGGATAATTTCAGAAAAGACTTGGAGAGTGACCTGAAAACGTTGAAAGAGATGGATAAACTCTGGAAAACAATAGATAGGGACCCCAAATTATTAACTATCCTTGACATTCTTAAACAGAGGACAATTCTGAAAGAGAGCAAACTCATCATCTTTACAGAATCACGGGAGACAGCGGAGTATCTTGGAGGTCACCTTGCTAAAGCATATCTGGGCAAAGTGCTGATTTACACTGGCGCCTCTGGCGCCGCCACACGCCAGAGCGTAATTCAAAATTTCGACCGCAGGGCAAAACAACCTCGCAACGATTATCGGATTCTTGTCAGCACTGAGGTCCTCTCCGAAGGCGTTAATTTGCATCAATCGAACGTTGTTATCAATTACGATATACCCTGGAATCCTACCCGCCTGATGCAGAGAGTAGGCCGTATCAACCGCGTCGATACCAAATTCGATACAATCTACACCTTCACTTTCTTCCCCACCACGCAATCGAACGACGTAATTAAGCTGAAGGAAGCTGCCGAATATAAAATTCAAGCCTTTATCGAGATGCTTGGCAATGATGCCAGACTGCTAACAGAAGGTGAAGAAATCAAGTCGCATGACCTGTTCACTCGCTTAACCTCAAAGAAAACCATCACCGGTGAGGATGAAGATGAGGAGAGTGAGCTCAAGTATTTGCAGGTTATCCGAAGCATCAGGGATAACGAACCTGACTTATTTGAAAAGATTAAGCGCCTGCCTAAGAAAGCCCGCACTGCCAGGATAGACGAAAGCGAAGGCAATTCTTTGTTGACCTATTTCCGTAAAGGTAAGCTACAGAAGTTCTATCTGGCTCAAGATCAGTCAACTCAAGAATTAGACTTCTTTTCCGCTGCCAGACAGCTTGAGGTGAATGAAGACACTAAACGCCAGCCTATTCCCCAGGATTATTACGACTTACTAGAGATTAATAAAAAGGCGTTTCAGGTGGCAACAACCGAAGAGGTGCCGGAAGCGAAAATGAGAGGCGGGCGTGATACTGCTACCTTCGTGCTCAGGGTCTTGAAATCAAATCAAATCAGGCATTTCCATGGCTATACCGAGGATGATGAGCTCTATATTAAGCAGGTTATTAAGCTTGTCGAAGAGGGTGGGCTGCCCAAACAGACCACCAAAACGCTGCAAAAGGAATTAAGCAAAGAGCTAAATCCTGTAAAGATACTGGGCATATTGAAGAAGAACATCCCCTCAGAGTTTTTTAAAGAGACGGCGGCTGAAAGCGCTGCTCAGACTTCCGGTCCCAGAGAGGTCATCCTTTCTGAGTACCTTGCAGGCAAATAG
- a CDS encoding NYN domain-containing protein codes for MAKPQNNYTFIDSQNLNLSIRSQGWTLDFKRFRQYLRDKYGIAKAFLFIGYVYENQALYTSLQKAGYILVFKPTLKLPSGKVKGNVDAELVLHAMIEYKNYDKTLIVTGDGDLYCLVDYLVKNGKLLKLMIPNRDSYSSLFRRLRPHIVFMNELKGKLDYDKKNK; via the coding sequence ATGGCAAAACCACAAAATAACTACACTTTTATCGACAGCCAGAACCTTAACCTCTCAATTCGTAGTCAGGGATGGACTCTAGACTTTAAACGATTCAGGCAATATCTACGTGACAAATACGGCATAGCCAAAGCCTTTCTCTTTATCGGCTATGTCTATGAAAACCAAGCCCTGTATACTAGCTTGCAGAAGGCCGGCTATATTTTAGTCTTCAAGCCAACGCTCAAACTGCCAAGCGGTAAGGTAAAAGGAAATGTAGATGCAGAACTGGTGCTTCATGCCATGATTGAGTACAAGAACTATGATAAGACGCTTATCGTTACCGGAGATGGCGACCTTTACTGCCTGGTAGACTATCTTGTAAAGAACGGTAAACTGTTAAAGCTAATGATTCCGAACAGAGACAGCTATTCTTCGCTATTCAGGAGGTTGAGACCTCATATTGTATTTATGAATGAGCTCAAAGGTAAACTGGACTATGATAAGAAAAACAAATAA
- a CDS encoding class I SAM-dependent DNA methyltransferase, with the protein MDKQTAIRIIRDTFESPFDKARFIYFTKNLLNKIDETKAFHIQGHYIPESFRDYVKAYERIGTYTDHENNKIDILIVYLQKETSLERARTSQRNFVARYLKERDEKEAGLVAFVSPDEEDWRFSLVKMDYLLEESPSGKTKVRTELTPARRFSFIVGVNESSHTAQSQLVPILQDDAYNPILKQLEAAFNIEKVTKEFFEKYRELYHKVHEALEDIVSKDQKVRDDFATKAVSTVDFSKKLLGQIVFLYFLQKKGWFGVGRDKNWGTGPKNFLRLLFDKKNVSYDNFFNDVLESLFYEALAVERTDDFYSRFNCKIPFLNGGLFDPINNYDWVHADILLPNELFSNTFKTKEGDIGTGVLDVFDRYNFTVKEDEPLEKEVAIDPEMLGKVFENLLEVKDRKSKGTYYTPREIVHYMCQESLINYLDTAINTGDVPLVATPPPQGKLFGKPDPEQGTLKAPAYRAIIPREDIEAFIRMGELAIEHDARVEGAGRETRDYSYKLPESIRQNAGLIDEKLATIRICDPAIGSGAFPVGMMHEIVRARNTLTTYLPKDESRNNYNFKRHAIRNCLYGVDIDPGAVEIAKLRLWLSLVVDEEDIKQIQPLPNLDYKIVCGNSLLGVEKNLFNVDLFNELEKLKSFYFNETNAKKKQEYRKQIDQLIKNLTNNKEMFDFEVYFSEVFHEKGGFDVVIGNPPYETSRGKGIESTFKDYLRRSYETAEDKYDFYTFFIEKSSNIAKEKGHVCLITANTYLTKPLSRKIRRYLLSKCEVISIDEFKGFVFETVVPTAIILFGNKPANDNHVINVRYDINSVADFLNDNFSQRCIHQQIFVKEPDFYINVYADEWFFDFFDNLCKQDNIMKLGVLAEIYNGIQTGNDKKFVSYERRSAKWERVITGSDIQAYYKSWGGKYIYYVPELLHSNTRKTIFKTSKKIIIRQTADRIIGAYDDEGYFTLASTFVIKQFKEMISHKVLLAILNSNLFLYLYRSLNNEEGRVLPQIKKKHIFGLPIKIQFQEKPLNDLVDIILSITKDEDYLTNPAKQAQVKEYERQIDLLVYELYGLTSEEIAVMEGSNRK; encoded by the coding sequence ATGGATAAACAGACTGCGATAAGAATAATCAGGGATACCTTTGAAAGCCCATTCGATAAAGCCAGATTTATCTATTTCACCAAGAATCTCCTCAACAAAATTGACGAGACCAAGGCATTCCATATCCAGGGGCATTATATCCCTGAGAGCTTCCGGGACTACGTAAAAGCCTATGAGCGAATCGGTACCTACACCGACCACGAAAACAATAAGATTGATATTCTAATTGTCTACCTACAGAAAGAGACCTCTCTGGAACGTGCTCGCACATCTCAGAGGAATTTTGTTGCCAGATACCTCAAAGAACGTGATGAGAAAGAGGCAGGATTGGTTGCCTTTGTGTCGCCAGATGAGGAAGATTGGCGCTTTTCGCTGGTGAAAATGGATTACCTGTTGGAAGAGTCGCCAAGCGGAAAGACGAAAGTAAGAACAGAACTCACCCCGGCACGGCGTTTTTCCTTCATTGTGGGCGTGAACGAAAGCAGCCATACCGCTCAGAGCCAGTTGGTTCCCATTCTGCAGGATGACGCATATAATCCCATACTCAAACAGTTAGAAGCCGCATTTAACATTGAGAAGGTCACTAAGGAGTTCTTCGAAAAATACCGTGAGCTTTATCATAAAGTTCATGAAGCCCTTGAAGATATTGTTAGCAAAGACCAGAAAGTCCGAGATGATTTTGCGACTAAAGCTGTAAGTACCGTTGATTTCTCTAAGAAACTTCTCGGCCAGATTGTATTTTTGTATTTTCTTCAGAAAAAGGGCTGGTTTGGCGTCGGGCGGGATAAAAACTGGGGGACCGGTCCCAAGAACTTCCTTAGGCTATTGTTCGACAAGAAGAATGTTAGCTACGACAATTTCTTTAACGACGTTTTAGAGTCATTGTTCTATGAGGCGCTAGCCGTAGAAAGAACCGACGACTTTTACAGCCGTTTCAACTGCAAGATTCCCTTCTTGAACGGCGGCTTGTTCGACCCCATCAACAATTACGATTGGGTGCATGCCGACATTCTATTGCCGAATGAGCTATTCTCCAACACGTTCAAAACCAAAGAAGGCGATATTGGCACTGGCGTTCTTGACGTATTTGACAGATACAACTTCACTGTAAAAGAAGACGAGCCTCTGGAAAAAGAAGTTGCCATTGACCCTGAGATGCTGGGCAAGGTGTTTGAGAACCTGCTTGAGGTTAAAGACCGTAAATCTAAAGGCACTTACTATACCCCACGCGAGATTGTCCACTATATGTGCCAGGAGAGTCTCATTAATTATCTAGACACTGCTATTAACACAGGTGATGTACCACTGGTGGCGACGCCGCCACCTCAGGGTAAACTGTTCGGCAAGCCTGACCCAGAGCAAGGCACCCTGAAAGCGCCGGCCTATCGAGCGATTATACCGCGTGAGGACATTGAAGCCTTCATTCGTATGGGAGAGCTGGCGATTGAGCATGATGCAAGAGTGGAAGGCGCCGGAAGAGAAACAAGAGACTATTCCTACAAGCTCCCCGAGAGTATCCGACAGAATGCGGGCTTGATCGACGAAAAGCTTGCAACTATTCGTATCTGTGACCCAGCCATCGGCTCCGGTGCCTTCCCTGTAGGCATGATGCATGAAATTGTCCGCGCCAGAAATACGCTCACAACTTACCTGCCAAAGGACGAGAGCAGAAATAATTACAACTTCAAGCGCCATGCTATCAGGAACTGCCTCTACGGTGTGGACATCGACCCCGGCGCTGTGGAGATTGCCAAGCTCCGCCTCTGGCTCTCCCTGGTGGTTGATGAGGAGGATATCAAGCAGATTCAGCCGCTACCCAATCTCGATTACAAGATTGTCTGTGGCAACTCGCTTTTGGGTGTGGAAAAGAACCTGTTTAATGTTGACCTGTTTAACGAATTGGAGAAGCTTAAGTCATTCTACTTCAATGAAACGAACGCTAAGAAGAAGCAGGAATACAGGAAGCAGATTGACCAGCTAATCAAAAACCTCACGAATAATAAAGAGATGTTTGACTTCGAGGTATATTTCTCAGAGGTCTTCCATGAAAAAGGCGGCTTTGACGTAGTGATTGGCAACCCGCCATATGAAACATCAAGAGGTAAAGGCATAGAGAGTACCTTTAAGGATTATCTTCGCAGAAGCTATGAGACTGCCGAAGACAAATATGACTTTTACACTTTTTTCATTGAGAAATCTTCAAACATAGCTAAAGAAAAAGGTCATGTATGCCTTATCACAGCAAACACATACCTTACGAAACCTCTATCCAGAAAAATAAGGAGGTATCTGCTAAGTAAATGTGAAGTTATCAGTATCGATGAGTTCAAAGGCTTCGTTTTTGAAACTGTCGTTCCCACGGCAATTATCTTATTCGGGAACAAGCCTGCTAATGATAATCATGTAATAAACGTTAGATATGACATAAATAGTGTCGCGGACTTCTTGAATGACAACTTCTCGCAAAGATGCATACATCAGCAAATTTTTGTGAAGGAACCAGATTTTTATATTAATGTCTATGCGGATGAGTGGTTTTTCGACTTTTTTGACAATTTATGCAAACAAGACAATATTATGAAGCTCGGAGTATTAGCAGAGATTTACAATGGCATTCAGACTGGCAATGATAAGAAGTTTGTAAGTTATGAGAGGAGATCTGCCAAATGGGAGAGGGTTATTACAGGTTCGGATATACAAGCCTATTACAAGAGTTGGGGTGGTAAATATATATATTATGTGCCAGAGCTACTACATAGCAATACAAGAAAAACTATCTTCAAAACAAGTAAGAAGATAATCATAAGGCAAACTGCTGATAGGATTATTGGAGCTTATGACGATGAGGGTTATTTTACTTTGGCGAGTACATTTGTAATAAAACAGTTCAAAGAGATGATTTCTCATAAAGTGCTATTGGCAATACTCAATTCTAATCTATTCTTATATCTATATCGGAGCTTAAATAATGAGGAGGGTAGGGTCTTGCCACAGATAAAGAAAAAGCACATTTTTGGCTTACCTATCAAGATTCAATTCCAAGAGAAACCGTTAAATGATTTAGTTGATATTATTCTGTCCATAACCAAAGATGAGGACTATCTCACTAATCCAGCCAAGCAAGCCCAAGTCAAAGAATACGAGCGCCAGATTGACCTGTTGGTATATGAGCTTTACGGCTTAACGTCTGAAGAGATTGCGGTGATGGAAGGCTCCAATAGGAAATAG
- a CDS encoding M23 family metallopeptidase: MPDSWKKAAVNIGLATAVGLGGVACIPKDENPPIPITVTGIVYHDYNGDGAKEENEPVINGVELKFFSDVGKKQYVTKSNQDGSYSIALKKGKYTLDIGGTVVGYNNQHFTYLNISKEEFKYASLPVEVVNNMNLDVKLMQGWLTLPFDRNTKFLGDNPLGIMDYVDMDGREGFTMTWKSTKYEDDTYDNHNGIDFYMEENTPILAAAPGIVVKPSKPYKPEMKYTLLVSHENVYLYPPYKTAITEYCHLNEVKVKPGDKVKRGDVIGLSGGILRGKKLEGKHLHFGFLISISLDPPYNEPNTHYTDPYRNIETYSPATNQWTVDNNPQYP; encoded by the coding sequence ATGCCTGATTCTTGGAAAAAGGCTGCAGTTAATATTGGCTTGGCTACGGCTGTTGGACTAGGTGGTGTTGCATGCATTCCAAAGGATGAGAATCCACCAATTCCTATAACTGTTACAGGCATTGTTTATCATGACTATAATGGGGATGGTGCAAAAGAAGAAAATGAGCCAGTTATAAATGGTGTTGAATTGAAGTTTTTTAGCGATGTAGGAAAAAAACAATATGTTACTAAATCAAATCAAGATGGGAGTTATAGCATTGCATTGAAGAAAGGTAAGTATACTTTGGACATCGGTGGGACTGTCGTTGGGTACAACAATCAACATTTCACATATCTCAATATTTCTAAAGAAGAATTCAAATATGCCTCTTTGCCTGTTGAGGTAGTAAATAACATGAATCTTGATGTGAAACTTATGCAGGGGTGGTTGACACTCCCTTTTGACAGAAACACAAAATTTCTAGGAGACAATCCACTCGGTATAATGGACTACGTGGATATGGATGGAAGAGAGGGTTTTACAATGACCTGGAAAAGCACTAAATACGAAGATGATACGTATGATAACCATAATGGAATAGACTTCTACATGGAAGAGAACACTCCAATATTGGCAGCTGCCCCAGGAATTGTAGTTAAACCTTCAAAACCATACAAACCAGAGATGAAATATACCCTTCTAGTAAGTCATGAAAATGTTTATCTTTATCCTCCTTATAAGACTGCAATAACTGAATATTGCCATTTAAATGAGGTAAAGGTGAAACCAGGAGACAAGGTGAAAAGAGGAGATGTTATAGGCCTATCTGGAGGTATCCTAAGAGGAAAAAAGTTAGAAGGTAAACATCTACATTTTGGATTTCTCATCTCAATCTCATTAGATCCTCCTTATAATGAACCTAACACACATTATACAGATCCTTACAGAAATATTGAGACATATTCGCCAGCGACAAATCAATGGACAGTTGACAACAACCCCCAGTATCCATAA
- a CDS encoding IS3 family transposase (programmed frameshift): MARRMFKPEQIINKLREAEVLISQGATIGEASRKIGVTEQTYYRWRREYGGMHVEQAKRLKELERENTRLKRLVADLSLDNAILKEAAPGKLLSPSKRRRIVELVCQVLSVSERRACKVLSQARATQRHVPQIPSDEEQLRSRIVELATRYGRYGYRRITAMLKHEGWQVNHKRVERIWRQEGLKVPRRQPKRGRLWLNDGSCIRLRPEHKDHVWSYDFMVDRTADSRTFRILTIIDEYTIECLAMLVGRRITSQDVAGKLFQLFVFRGVPEHIRSDNGTEFTAREIRAWLNRLGVKTLFIERGSPWENGYIESFNGKLRDELLNREIFTTLAEARVLIEGWRKEYNQERPHSALNYRPPAPEAIVLVGLT; encoded by the exons TTGGCCAGAAGAATGTTCAAACCGGAGCAAATCATTAACAAGCTCCGCGAGGCTGAAGTACTAATCAGCCAGGGAGCTACCATCGGCGAAGCCAGCAGAAAGATCGGAGTTACCGAACAAACCTACTACCGCTGGCGCAGAGAGTACGGTGGCATGCATGTGGAGCAGGCGAAGCGCCTCAAAGAGCTGGAGAGGGAAAACACCAGGCTGAAGAGGCTGGTGGCTGATCTTTCTCTAGATAATGCCATACTCAAGGAGGCTGCCC CGGGGAAACTCCTGAGCCCGTCGAAGAGACGCAGGATAGTGGAACTGGTATGTCAGGTACTATCAGTCTCAGAGCGGCGGGCATGTAAGGTGCTGAGCCAGGCAAGGGCAACACAACGGCATGTACCGCAGATTCCCTCTGATGAGGAGCAATTGAGGAGTCGTATCGTTGAACTGGCTACCAGGTACGGGCGGTATGGCTACCGGCGGATAACAGCGATGCTTAAGCACGAGGGCTGGCAGGTGAATCATAAACGCGTGGAACGTATCTGGAGGCAGGAAGGACTAAAGGTGCCAAGGAGACAACCTAAGCGGGGACGATTGTGGTTGAATGACGGCTCATGTATTAGGCTCAGACCAGAGCATAAAGACCATGTGTGGAGCTATGATTTCATGGTTGATAGAACAGCTGACAGCAGAACATTTCGTATACTGACCATAATCGATGAATACACCATAGAGTGTCTAGCGATGCTGGTAGGTCGTCGCATCACTTCTCAGGATGTCGCCGGCAAGTTATTCCAGCTCTTTGTTTTCAGGGGAGTACCAGAGCATATTCGATCCGATAATGGAACTGAATTCACTGCCAGGGAGATACGCGCCTGGCTGAACCGATTAGGAGTGAAGACTCTGTTCATCGAGAGGGGAAGCCCCTGGGAGAACGGCTACATAGAATCATTCAATGGCAAGTTAAGGGATGAACTTCTGAATCGTGAGATATTCACTACACTGGCTGAAGCCAGAGTATTGATAGAAGGCTGGAGAAAAGAATATAATCAAGAACGACCCCATAGTGCACTTAACTACCGGCCGCCTGCTCCTGAGGCTATTGTGCTTGTGGGACTAACTTAA